A genomic stretch from Flavobacterium humidisoli includes:
- a CDS encoding BamA/TamA family outer membrane protein, producing MYNKLTSQKKVLFLLWIILSFNVLNAQKHHVVLKDSLDGAIDLSDFLIYANGFLIVPTIVTEPALGGFGAAVAPVFLKKRPPVIEADGTKRMVNPDITGGVGMYTANKSWMAGAFRSATLVKPKILYRAFAAYGDMNLSFYANNLPNQSDQEFKLNFRSTIFYTQWLKQFKNAKWSAGPQYLFLNSKINLPDFNLPPPFVDPKDIKSTISQLGLALQFDGRDNIFTPDKGIRLQSDFFWSDKALGSDYQAWRINLSAIGYYPLAKTLIGGLRIEGEQALGSPPFYLKPGINMRGIPAARYMGNTSIVSELEFRWDLYRRWSLMGYGGLASAFNDWDQAFAKPVVYSYGTGFRYLIARKFKLRMGVDVARGPEEWAYYIVFGSNWLR from the coding sequence ATGTATAACAAATTGACATCACAGAAAAAAGTCCTGTTTTTGCTTTGGATAATACTATCGTTTAATGTTTTAAATGCGCAAAAGCACCATGTCGTTTTAAAAGATTCGTTAGATGGAGCTATTGATTTAAGTGACTTCTTAATTTACGCCAACGGATTCTTAATAGTGCCCACTATTGTTACAGAACCTGCCCTTGGAGGATTTGGAGCTGCCGTAGCTCCCGTTTTTTTAAAGAAACGCCCGCCTGTTATTGAAGCAGATGGAACCAAACGTATGGTAAATCCAGATATTACGGGTGGAGTTGGAATGTATACTGCCAATAAAAGCTGGATGGCAGGAGCTTTCCGCTCAGCCACACTTGTAAAACCTAAAATACTCTATCGAGCTTTTGCAGCTTATGGCGACATGAATTTATCCTTTTATGCCAATAATCTGCCCAATCAATCAGATCAGGAATTTAAGCTCAATTTTAGATCGACGATATTTTATACACAATGGCTCAAACAGTTTAAGAATGCCAAATGGAGTGCAGGACCGCAATATTTATTTTTAAATTCGAAAATAAATCTGCCCGATTTTAATCTTCCCCCGCCATTTGTAGATCCAAAAGACATAAAAAGCACCATCAGCCAGCTTGGGCTCGCGCTTCAGTTTGACGGACGTGACAACATATTTACGCCAGATAAAGGAATACGGCTTCAATCCGATTTTTTCTGGTCAGATAAAGCGCTGGGAAGCGATTATCAGGCGTGGCGCATCAATTTATCGGCGATTGGATATTATCCGTTGGCCAAAACACTAATTGGCGGACTAAGGATTGAAGGAGAACAGGCGTTGGGGAGTCCGCCTTTTTATTTAAAACCAGGAATCAATATGCGCGGAATTCCAGCGGCGAGATATATGGGAAACACCAGTATTGTGAGCGAGTTAGAATTTCGATGGGATCTTTACAGAAGATGGAGCTTAATGGGTTATGGAGGTCTTGCAAGCGCCTTTAACGATTGGGATCAAGCTTTTGCCAAACCTGTTGTTTACAGCTACGGAACAGGTTTTAGATACCTTATTGCCAGAAAATTCAAACTCCGAATGGGAGTCGATGTTGCCAGAGGGCCAGAAGAGTGGGCTTACTACATCGTTTTTGGAAGCAACTGGCTTCGATAA
- a CDS encoding aminopeptidase C, with product MNTFSFKSVFAASIFLAGTAGCFAQDILVNSLKLNASDKSKENFKFTEVINLGTTSVKSQGSSGTCWSYSTNSFLESEMIRLGKQPVELSQIYSARNVYVEKGVNYVRMHGAITLGDGGALHDVINMYKKYGTVPREVYTGLNYGTDKNKFAEMGALIEGVLTAVVKNPNGELTPNWQKAYAAVIDSYLGKVPDNFTYKGKSYTPQSFAKEVVGINPDEYVEMSSFTNAPYYQKTTMMVPDNWSLDQVYNVKLNDMTDVIDNALKKGYTVAWATDVSEKSFSWKNGVAYVASKKFDDMTAEEKADMFNGPKAEPEITPEMRQAAFDNYTTTDDHGMHIIGLAKDQTGKEYYIVKNSWGETNDYKGFLFVTKNFVKYKTTALLVNKGGIPAEIAKKLGV from the coding sequence ATGAATACATTTTCATTCAAATCAGTGTTTGCTGCTTCAATCTTTTTGGCTGGAACTGCAGGCTGTTTTGCGCAAGACATTTTAGTAAATTCACTTAAACTAAATGCGAGCGACAAAAGTAAAGAGAACTTCAAATTTACAGAAGTAATTAACTTAGGTACAACATCGGTAAAATCTCAAGGATCATCTGGAACTTGCTGGAGTTACTCAACAAACTCATTCTTAGAGTCAGAAATGATTCGTTTAGGAAAACAGCCAGTTGAGCTATCTCAAATTTATTCTGCAAGAAACGTATATGTAGAAAAAGGAGTAAACTATGTTCGTATGCACGGAGCAATTACACTTGGAGACGGAGGAGCTTTGCACGATGTAATTAACATGTATAAAAAATACGGAACTGTGCCAAGAGAAGTTTATACTGGATTAAACTACGGAACAGACAAAAACAAATTTGCCGAAATGGGCGCTCTTATCGAAGGTGTTCTTACAGCAGTGGTGAAAAACCCGAACGGAGAATTGACTCCAAACTGGCAAAAAGCTTACGCAGCTGTTATTGATTCTTATTTAGGAAAAGTGCCAGATAACTTTACATACAAAGGAAAAAGCTATACGCCGCAATCTTTTGCTAAAGAAGTAGTAGGTATTAACCCAGACGAGTATGTAGAAATGTCATCTTTCACCAATGCTCCGTACTACCAAAAAACAACGATGATGGTGCCAGACAACTGGTCATTGGATCAAGTTTACAACGTAAAATTGAACGATATGACAGACGTTATCGACAATGCACTTAAAAAAGGATATACTGTAGCTTGGGCAACAGATGTTAGCGAGAAAAGCTTTAGCTGGAAAAACGGTGTTGCTTACGTTGCATCTAAAAAATTCGACGATATGACGGCTGAAGAAAAAGCAGACATGTTTAACGGACCAAAAGCAGAACCAGAAATTACTCCAGAAATGCGTCAGGCTGCGTTTGATAACTACACTACAACAGACGACCACGGAATGCACATTATTGGTCTTGCAAAAGATCAAACTGGAAAAGAATACTATATCGTAAAAAATTCTTGGGGAGAAACAAACGATTACAAAGGTTTCTTGTTTGTAACTAAGAACTTCGTAAAATATAAAACTACTGCATTACTAGTAAACAAAGGAGGAATTCCTGCTGAAATTGCTAAGAAACTAGGGGTTTAA
- a CDS encoding nucleoid-associated protein — translation MEVKKIVLHRIDKEKKEKGTLKFSNKLMEIDETVIGFVERLIKIYNSKNPSQGTFEEDDVNYPFQVKVKEYLENQDFLTFTTDAMHILKSRMDINTTTGGYVVFIHYVEKQVDFIISSMMDKDTQYTNTEELGIQKLMTLNIEKLARANRLNLDKWKNNNGRYLTFIKGTRAVSQYFVKFIGATDISSAKENFKKLKDTIKQYVVEEKISRKQQDAIREKVSSYINKCFLDKSDVEIESVSAIVNTQSPLSFLEFISKNEIEISGRIGIHSKGDFDNFTRSILKEDGYHLVFEKELIKKGKITRDGNCIVIHDVPTDKLNSTFDIINSEKDESITE, via the coding sequence ATGGAAGTTAAAAAGATAGTATTGCATAGAATTGATAAAGAAAAAAAAGAAAAAGGAACTCTTAAATTCTCAAATAAATTGATGGAAATTGATGAAACTGTAATCGGTTTTGTCGAAAGATTAATTAAAATCTATAATTCAAAAAATCCTTCTCAAGGAACTTTTGAAGAAGATGACGTTAACTATCCTTTTCAAGTCAAAGTGAAAGAATATTTAGAAAACCAAGATTTTTTAACTTTTACTACAGATGCAATGCATATTTTGAAGAGTAGGATGGATATCAATACAACAACTGGAGGATATGTGGTATTTATTCATTATGTAGAAAAACAAGTAGATTTTATCATCAGTTCGATGATGGATAAAGATACCCAATATACTAATACAGAAGAATTAGGTATACAGAAGCTAATGACATTAAATATAGAGAAATTAGCAAGAGCAAATAGATTAAATCTAGACAAATGGAAAAATAATAACGGAAGGTATTTGACATTTATAAAAGGAACGCGAGCAGTATCTCAATATTTTGTAAAATTTATCGGAGCTACTGATATTTCTTCAGCAAAAGAAAACTTTAAAAAATTGAAAGATACAATTAAGCAATATGTTGTAGAAGAAAAAATCTCTAGAAAGCAACAAGATGCAATTAGAGAGAAAGTTTCTTCTTACATAAACAAGTGTTTTTTAGATAAAAGTGATGTTGAAATAGAATCCGTTTCTGCAATCGTTAATACACAAAGTCCTTTGTCATTTTTGGAGTTTATTTCTAAAAATGAAATTGAAATTAGTGGAAGAATTGGAATACATTCAAAAGGTGATTTCGATAATTTTACAAGAAGCATTTTAAAAGAAGATGGTTATCATTTGGTATTCGAAAAGGAATTAATAAAGAAAGGAAAGATAACAAGGGATGGTAATTGTATTGTAATACATGATGTGCCAACGGATAAATTAAATTCTACTTTTGATATTATTAATTCAGAAAAAGATGAATCAATTACAGAATAA
- a CDS encoding helix-turn-helix domain-containing protein, translated as MSTATKPKHIGRNISRIRELRGMKQEALAIAIGVSQQYVSTIEGSENVDDERLNSIAEALGVSADAIKNYSDEVVLNNIQNNHEGSVIHSGPTVNHNCNFNPLDKVVELYERLVQAEKDKVEYLERLLKGK; from the coding sequence ATGAGCACAGCAACAAAACCAAAACATATCGGGAGAAACATAAGCCGAATTAGAGAGCTTAGAGGAATGAAACAAGAAGCACTTGCTATTGCGATAGGTGTAAGCCAGCAATATGTTTCTACCATTGAAGGAAGCGAAAATGTTGACGATGAAAGACTAAACTCTATTGCAGAAGCTTTGGGTGTTTCAGCTGATGCTATTAAGAATTATAGTGACGAAGTTGTATTAAACAACATTCAAAATAATCATGAAGGTTCTGTTATTCATAGCGGACCAACTGTAAACCATAATTGCAACTTCAACCCACTTGATAAAGTTGTAGAACTTTATGAGCGTTTGGTTCAGGCTGAAAAGGATAAAGTGGAGTATTTGGAGAGGTTGCTAAAAGGGAAGTAA
- the rseP gene encoding RIP metalloprotease RseP has translation MDIVIKLSQFLLSLSLLIILHELGHFIPAKLFKTRVEKFYLFFDVKYSLFKKKIGETEYGIGWLPLGGYVKISGMIDESMDKEQMALPPEPWEFRTKPAWQRLIIMLGGVTVNFILAFIIYIGMAFAYGDTYIANSDLKDGVAIENPAMLKAGFKTGDKIISIDGKAVENFDSDMNMNVIMAKHVLIERNGQQQTITMPTDFVDQLSKTEKGMLVDIRRPFAIGKVTEESQNQNLKAKDLILSLNGQKIKYFDEAKAILAANKGKEISAVVLRDLKETPLTVKVSPEGTLGVFAGGLDMKSLEKLGYYKISTKEYGFFESIPVGLQKGKDQLVGYGKQLKMIFNPETKAYKQVGGFAAIYNIFPSSWSWEVFWSITALLSIMLGVMNLLPIPALDGGHVMFLLYEIISGKKPSDKFLENAQMVGFVLLISLLLFANGNDIYKAIVGK, from the coding sequence ATGGATATAGTTATCAAACTCTCTCAATTTCTATTGAGTTTATCTTTACTTATTATTCTTCATGAATTAGGGCATTTTATCCCTGCTAAATTGTTTAAAACCAGAGTCGAAAAATTTTATTTATTTTTTGATGTTAAATATTCACTATTCAAAAAGAAAATTGGAGAAACAGAATACGGTATCGGATGGCTTCCGCTTGGAGGTTATGTGAAAATTTCTGGAATGATTGACGAAAGTATGGACAAAGAGCAAATGGCGCTTCCGCCTGAGCCTTGGGAATTTCGTACAAAACCGGCTTGGCAACGTTTAATTATTATGCTTGGTGGTGTTACCGTAAACTTTATCCTGGCTTTTATTATCTATATCGGAATGGCTTTTGCTTACGGAGATACTTACATTGCAAACTCTGACTTAAAAGATGGTGTTGCGATTGAAAATCCTGCTATGCTGAAAGCTGGTTTTAAAACTGGCGATAAAATCATTTCTATTGATGGTAAAGCGGTAGAAAACTTTGACAGTGATATGAACATGAATGTAATCATGGCAAAACACGTTTTGATTGAAAGAAACGGACAACAGCAAACGATTACTATGCCAACAGATTTTGTAGACCAGCTTTCTAAAACAGAGAAAGGAATGCTTGTTGATATTCGCAGACCTTTTGCAATTGGAAAAGTTACAGAAGAATCTCAGAACCAAAATTTAAAAGCAAAAGATTTGATTCTTTCTCTTAACGGACAAAAAATTAAATATTTTGACGAAGCAAAAGCAATCTTAGCCGCTAATAAAGGAAAAGAAATTTCAGCTGTTGTTTTACGTGATTTGAAAGAAACTCCTCTTACTGTGAAAGTTTCTCCAGAAGGAACTTTAGGCGTTTTTGCTGGTGGTTTAGACATGAAATCATTAGAAAAATTAGGTTACTATAAAATAAGCACTAAAGAATACGGTTTCTTCGAATCTATTCCAGTTGGTCTTCAAAAAGGAAAAGATCAATTAGTAGGTTACGGAAAACAATTAAAAATGATTTTTAATCCAGAAACTAAAGCTTACAAACAAGTGGGTGGTTTTGCTGCGATTTACAACATTTTCCCTAGTTCTTGGAGCTGGGAAGTTTTCTGGTCGATCACGGCTTTATTGTCGATTATGCTTGGAGTTATGAATTTATTGCCAATTCCTGCACTAGATGGTGGACACGTGATGTTTTTATTGTATGAAATAATTAGCGGCAAAAAACCGAGCGATAAATTCCTAGAGAATGCGCAAATGGTTGGTTTTGTTTTACTTATTTCACTACTACTGTTTGCTAACGGTAACGACATTTACAAGGCGATTGTAGGCAAGTAA
- a CDS encoding NADH:flavin oxidoreductase/NADH oxidase, whose amino-acid sequence MATKLFSPLTIKNITLKNRIAISPMCQYSAVDGFANDWHLVHLGSRASGGAGLIIQEATAVSPEARISPSDLGIWKDEHIEKLKQINAFIVSQNSIPGIQLAHAGRKASVSAPWLGNKKLDFAQGGWQTVAPSAIPYHDDEPFLPEALDKNGIQKVISDFKAATKRVVEAGYQVLEIHGAHGYLLHQFLSPLTNVRTDEYGGSFENRIRFTLEIVEAVQAEWPSDLPLFVRISATDWAENGWNPEESVQLSKILKEKGVDLIDVSSGGLVSHQKITLGPGYQVPFAEKVKQEAGISTGAVGLITEAKQAEEILNKNQADLILFARESLRNPNLPLDFAKELDTDIQWPKQYERAKI is encoded by the coding sequence ATGGCAACGAAATTATTTTCTCCTCTTACTATAAAAAATATCACTTTAAAAAATAGAATCGCGATCTCGCCAATGTGCCAGTATTCTGCAGTTGACGGATTTGCAAACGATTGGCATCTGGTTCATTTAGGAAGCCGTGCCAGTGGAGGTGCTGGACTTATCATTCAGGAAGCGACTGCAGTTTCTCCAGAAGCCAGAATTTCTCCTTCCGATTTAGGAATCTGGAAAGACGAACATATAGAAAAACTAAAACAAATCAACGCTTTTATTGTTTCTCAAAATTCGATTCCTGGTATCCAGTTAGCGCATGCAGGTAGAAAGGCCAGTGTTTCGGCTCCGTGGTTGGGCAATAAAAAATTGGATTTCGCTCAAGGCGGATGGCAGACCGTTGCCCCAAGTGCGATTCCGTATCATGATGACGAGCCGTTTCTCCCAGAAGCTTTAGACAAAAACGGAATCCAAAAAGTGATTTCAGATTTTAAAGCAGCAACAAAACGAGTGGTAGAAGCTGGATATCAGGTTTTAGAAATCCACGGTGCTCACGGCTATTTGTTGCATCAGTTTTTATCTCCATTGACAAATGTGAGAACAGATGAATACGGAGGAAGTTTTGAAAACAGAATTCGTTTTACTTTAGAAATTGTAGAAGCAGTTCAAGCTGAATGGCCTTCAGATCTGCCTTTGTTTGTTAGAATTTCTGCAACCGACTGGGCAGAAAACGGATGGAATCCAGAAGAATCTGTGCAGCTTTCAAAAATATTAAAAGAAAAAGGAGTAGATTTAATAGATGTTTCATCAGGCGGATTGGTTTCGCATCAGAAAATCACATTAGGGCCGGGTTATCAGGTGCCTTTTGCAGAAAAAGTGAAGCAAGAAGCGGGAATTTCTACAGGCGCAGTTGGTTTAATTACAGAAGCCAAACAAGCCGAAGAAATTTTAAATAAAAACCAAGCCGATTTAATTTTATTCGCCAGAGAATCTTTGAGAAATCCAAACTTGCCTTTAGATTTCGCTAAAGAATTAGATACCGATATTCAATGGCCAAAACAATACGAAAGAGCTAAAATTTAA
- a CDS encoding Gfo/Idh/MocA family oxidoreductase, whose product MQKIKTALLSYGMSGKVFHAPFLDIHEGFELLGSWERSKKLIQEDYPYVKSYASLDELLADDVDLVIVNTPVGTHYEYAKKVLLAGIHAVVEKAFTTTAAEAKELAKIAKEKGLKLAVFQNRRWDSDFKTVKKVIDDGLLGDLVEAEFHFDRYNPLLSPKAHKETANDGAGVLKDLGPHIIDQAVSLFGCPKAVFGDIRVTRENSVVDDWIDLTLFYSNFRVRLKAGFFVREANPAYTLHGKKGSFLKPRGDVQEDDLKVGKKPNLDSWGTEAESLQGLLHTEINGKIVREKIPTLQGNYFSFFDGVYDSIANNKTEPVTADEGVKVMQVIEAAIASNAQQKVIGIS is encoded by the coding sequence ATGCAAAAAATAAAAACAGCACTTTTATCATACGGAATGTCGGGAAAAGTTTTCCATGCTCCATTTTTAGATATTCACGAGGGATTCGAACTTTTAGGTTCTTGGGAAAGAAGTAAAAAGCTGATTCAGGAAGATTATCCATACGTAAAAAGTTACGCATCGCTTGACGAACTTTTAGCCGACGATGTAGATTTGGTAATTGTAAACACGCCAGTTGGAACGCATTACGAATATGCTAAAAAAGTGCTTTTGGCAGGAATACATGCAGTTGTAGAAAAAGCGTTCACCACAACTGCGGCAGAAGCAAAAGAATTGGCAAAAATTGCAAAAGAAAAAGGATTGAAATTGGCTGTTTTTCAGAACAGAAGATGGGATAGCGATTTCAAAACCGTTAAAAAAGTAATTGACGACGGCCTTTTAGGAGATTTGGTCGAAGCTGAATTTCATTTTGACCGATATAATCCGTTGTTGAGTCCGAAAGCGCATAAAGAAACAGCCAACGATGGAGCTGGAGTTTTAAAAGATTTGGGACCACACATAATAGATCAGGCGGTAAGTTTGTTTGGCTGCCCAAAGGCTGTTTTCGGAGACATTCGTGTAACGAGAGAAAACTCTGTAGTAGACGACTGGATTGATTTGACTTTGTTTTATTCTAATTTCAGAGTCCGTTTAAAAGCAGGATTTTTTGTGAGAGAAGCCAATCCGGCATATACCCTTCACGGAAAAAAAGGTTCTTTCTTAAAACCTCGAGGAGATGTTCAGGAAGATGATTTGAAAGTGGGCAAAAAACCAAACCTAGATTCTTGGGGAACAGAAGCTGAAAGTCTTCAAGGACTTTTACATACCGAAATTAATGGTAAAATTGTGAGAGAAAAAATCCCAACGCTTCAAGGCAATTATTTCAGTTTCTTTGATGGCGTTTACGATTCGATTGCAAACAACAAAACAGAACCTGTTACAGCAGATGAAGGTGTAAAAGTAATGCAGGTTATAGAAGCCGCAATTGCAAGTAATGCCCAACAAAAGGTAATAGGCATATCATAA
- a CDS encoding MFS transporter codes for MLLNINPLSLFQTKAKIKKVFREAKASYLNRIRFAVGMFYFGMGLSFATWASRIPDIKTALHLTEGDLGSILFALPVGQLIVMPFSGKMVTKFGSHRILIFSLIMYVLCLINLGLATTSLQLSLGLFLFGVFGNLANIAVNTQGVYTEVLFKKTIMSSFHGMWSFAGFTGALVGLGMLALKLSPLHHFIIVAGIVLLMVAFNFKFLVRAKEKKKPKEEGKKLFVKPDTALLWLGVIGFCSMASEGVMFDWSGVYFKDIVKAPGPLVVLGYTSFMIMMASGRFLGDGLINKFGRERVMQISGVMISAGLFTAVFLPYIIPCTIAFMFVGLGVATIVPTVYSIAGKNPTVPAGEALTIVSSVSFLGFLMGPPVIGHIAQSFGLQFSFAFIGIFGVLIAFMVSKIRTEA; via the coding sequence ATGCTGTTAAACATTAATCCATTATCGCTTTTTCAGACCAAAGCCAAAATCAAGAAAGTATTTAGAGAGGCTAAAGCTTCCTATTTAAATCGGATTCGTTTTGCTGTTGGAATGTTTTATTTCGGAATGGGTTTGAGTTTTGCCACATGGGCGAGCAGAATTCCAGATATCAAAACAGCTTTACATTTAACAGAAGGCGATTTAGGTTCTATTCTTTTTGCACTTCCGGTTGGACAGCTAATTGTTATGCCTTTTTCAGGAAAAATGGTAACCAAATTCGGTAGCCACCGTATTCTAATTTTCTCTTTAATAATGTATGTTTTGTGCTTAATCAATTTAGGTTTGGCGACAACATCGTTACAATTATCATTAGGATTATTTTTGTTTGGTGTATTCGGAAATCTTGCCAATATCGCCGTAAACACACAAGGGGTTTATACTGAAGTTTTGTTCAAAAAAACAATCATGTCCTCTTTTCACGGAATGTGGAGTTTTGCTGGATTTACAGGCGCACTTGTAGGTTTGGGAATGTTGGCTTTAAAATTAAGTCCGCTGCATCATTTTATAATTGTAGCCGGAATTGTTTTATTGATGGTGGCCTTTAACTTTAAATTTTTGGTTAGAGCCAAAGAAAAAAAGAAACCAAAAGAAGAAGGCAAAAAGCTATTTGTAAAACCAGATACCGCTTTACTTTGGTTAGGTGTTATCGGATTCTGCAGTATGGCCAGCGAAGGCGTAATGTTCGACTGGAGCGGTGTTTACTTTAAAGATATTGTAAAAGCACCTGGACCATTGGTAGTTTTAGGCTATACTTCTTTTATGATTATGATGGCCAGCGGAAGATTTTTAGGCGACGGATTAATCAATAAATTTGGACGCGAACGCGTTATGCAGATTAGTGGCGTAATGATTTCGGCAGGACTTTTTACAGCTGTTTTTCTTCCTTATATTATTCCGTGTACAATCGCCTTTATGTTTGTAGGTTTGGGTGTTGCCACAATTGTCCCAACAGTTTACAGTATTGCAGGTAAAAACCCGACAGTTCCTGCGGGCGAGGCTTTAACTATTGTTTCAAGTGTAAGTTTCTTAGGGTTTTTGATGGGACCTCCTGTAATTGGACATATTGCGCAAAGTTTCGGACTGCAGTTTTCTTTTGCCTTTATCGGAATTTTTGGTGTTCTGATTGCTTTTATGGTTTCTAAAATTAGAACAGAAGCGTAA